One Camelus ferus isolate YT-003-E chromosome 21, BCGSAC_Cfer_1.0, whole genome shotgun sequence genomic region harbors:
- the ANKRD11 gene encoding ankyrin repeat domain-containing protein 11 isoform X1, translated as MPKGGSSRTPQQEERSLGPDMVEKQPGKKDKDKVSLTKTPKLDRSDGGKEVRERATKRKLPFTVGANGEQKDSDTEKQGPERKRIKKEPVTRKAGLLFGMGLSGIRAGYPLSERQQVALLMQMTAEESANSPVDTTPKHPSQSTVCPKGTPNSASKTKDKVNKRNERGETRLHRAAIRGDARRIKELISEGADVNVKDFAGWTALHEACNRGYYDVAKQLLAAGAEVNTKGLDDDTPLHDAANNGHYKVVKLLLRYGGNPQQSNRKGETPLKVASSPTMVNLLLGKGTYTSSEESSAESSEEEDAPSFAPSSSADGNNTDSEFEKGLKHKAKNPEPQKTATPVKDEYEFDEDDEQDRVPPVDDKHLLKKEYRKEAKAGSLVSIPKMEVRTHSKGGAVAPKKASHRILSDTSDEEDVAVTVGGGEKLRLSAHAVLPGSKAREPSSSKQQKEKNKVKKKRKKEIKGKEVRFGKRSDKFCSSESESESSESGEEGGDSAGSPGCLKESPLVLKDPSLFSSLSASSTSSHGSSAAQKHNPSHTDPHAKHWRTDNWKTISSPAWSEVSSLSDSTRTRLSSESDCSSEGSSLESLKPARKRQEHRRRGGLQGALPDRKNSFHPGVDGAVPKLDKEGKVVKKHKTKHKHRNKEKGLGTAGQELKLKSLAYEYEDPKARPDSDGPVEGRLKAPRHDRDHLKREERLGKAKAEEKEWLFRDEAMKASREEKSLKRARDAGRDAGRGCREEKDRSGRAEKERLLKEKSPKEERLRLCREERKKRPKDRPPKPDKRSDFREDRASKEKPFREDRERPKKEKVYREDPAVEEYCNKSQLLESEDTKFSLSDDQQDRWFSDLSDSSFDFRGEDSWDSPVTDYRDMKGESVARLILETVREDGKEKRREGRARDKRGDRKKDRDPLERGSERRREHPEKQKGGPGHLAEKDRRRRESAEGARERKEPSEASKERKDCRAKPEEEPKEHSGEGDFGKSLEPWERQHLAREKEKKCKLEKHKEKCSDKDRGEKPAPERGPRDKECEKCFREKRDARERHKEAHGRDRERKASLDAGKDRREKGFPGAAAEDSCDKKEDKKGKEKSWYIADIFTDESEDEDGPPEREAGLRKHAEKPKDRDGRERRRERGAAEGVKDRKEKGLEKHREKKEREPPEKHRDRRERGPADAAQDRRGRQRPPDKAERRPPAEDKAKSRHRERPEREQGRDRRPSKGADAEKSLLERLEEEALQEFREDSNDKASEVSSDSFTDRGPDPGLGALLDASFPEPPEERARERERHRHSSSSSKKSHERERARRDKPDRKERGDGGQYERDFLDSDAYGASYGSKADTEDDVDKAVELLSAEKKEKNDSERDAAKKVEKELRPFGASAASLLKEKRRREKHRERWRDGLPRHHREEPKPAARDRDRPRDEGAKLGETKLKEKFKENPEREKGDPVRTSNGGDRPPASRDPGRKDARPREKLLGDGDLMMTSFERMLSQKDLEVEERHRRHKERMRQMEKLRHRPADPKLKDKLRPAEDARRKGLDVPPKKPLCPDPALKDRKLKEPAPAAPAAENKPHPGPAVDPRDWLAGPHMKEVLPASPRPDHSRPTGVPTPASVVSCPSYEEAMHTPRTPSCSADDYSDLMFECADSQPVSSTSASACSPSFFDRFSMAASSVSETPGQTPTRPLCTSLYRSVSVDIRRAPEEEFSVGDKLFRQQSVPAASSYNSPGQHLEDKAPGPPGPAEKFSCLSPGYYSPDYGLLSPKADTLHCPPAAVVNVTPSPEGAFSGLQAKSPSSRRDELLAPSMEGALPPDLSIPLDATEDQQATAAIIPPEPSFLEPLDEGPFSTVITEEPVEWAHPAAAEQGLTSGLIGSAPDNPVSWPVGSDLLLKSPQRFPESPPSEPPYPVSPVSYPLPVTEPGLEVKDDTGAAVPASISASEEPPPFAPTSRLEPFFSNCKSLPEASPDGPPESACTTSGAQVEVLGPLESNFLESGHSLSALGQVEPAPWPGAFPASEDDLDLGPFSLPELPLQTKDVSDVETEPVEESPLVPPENTPAGAPPCLPGGDAAAPAAEEQLVLPPDPAAAHLPTEPEPGSLEEPKPDVLLEAAVEAGALQGRAPEDPDLSSEPMPAPSEPRPLGSRDEAEGHDPLATPHGMADAPEDGSAQTHVADGAGPQDSVGLERSPGSVQPEAAEPEPKATAEAPKAPRVEEVPQRMTRTRAQMLASQSKQSSPPAEKEPAPAPRAKGRASEEDDPQAQHPRKRRFQRSSQPLTQQMHTSTRQTREVIQQTLAAIVDAIKLDAIEPYHSDRANPYFEYLQIRKKIEEKRKILCYISPQAPQCYAEYVTYTGSYLLDGKPLSKLHIPVIAPPPSLAEPLKELFRQQEAVRGKLRLQHSIEREKLIVSCEQEILRVHCRAARTIANQAVPFSACTMLLDSEVYNMPLESQGDENKSVRDRFNARQFISWLQDVDDKYERMKVCGEQLLSPAGGQASVGPHLEPSSKTCLLMRQQHEAAALNAVQRMEWQLKVQELDPAGHKSLCVNEVPSFYVPMVDVNDDFVLLPA; from the exons ATGCCCAAGGGAGGGAGCTCCAGGACACCGCAGCAAGAGGAGCGTTCCCTCGGCCCCGACATGGTGGAGAAGCAGCCCGGGAAAAAG GATAAAGATAAAGTTTCTCTAACCAAGACCCCAAAGCTGGACCGCAGTGATGGcgggaaggaggtgagggagcgaGCGACTAAGCGGAAGCTGCCCTTCACCGTGGGGGCCAATGGAGAGCAGAAGGACTCGGACACAG AGAAGCAGGGTCCCGAGCGGAAGAGGATTAAGAAAGAGCCCGTCACCCGCAAGGCTGGGCTGCTGTTCGGCATGGGGCTGTCTGGGATCCGCGCTGGCTACCCGCTCTCCGAGCGCCAGCAGGTGGCGCTCCTCATGCAGATGACGGCTGAGGAGTCAGCCAACAGCCCAG TAGACACCACACCAAAGCACCCCTCCCAGTCAACCGTGTGTCCAAAGGGGACGCCCAACTCTGCCtccaaaaccaaagataaagtGAACAAGAGGAACGAGCGTGGAGAGACACGCCTGCACCGGGCGGCCATTCGGGGGGACGCGCGGCGCATCAAGGAGCTCATCAGCGAGGGTGCGGACGTCAACGTCAAGGACTTTGCGG GCTGGACTGCGCTGCACGAGGCCTGTAACCGGGGCTACTACGACGTGGCGAAGCAGCTGCTGGCTGCGGGCGCGGAGGTGAACACCAAGGGCCTGGACGATGACACGCCCTTGCACGACGCGGCCAACAACGGGCACTACAAG GTGGTGAAGCTGCTGCTCCGGTACGGGGGGAACCCTCAGCAGAGCAACAGGAAAGGCGAGACGCCGCTGAAGGTCGCCAGCTCCCCAACCATGGTGAACCTGCTGCTGGGCAAGGGCACCTACACGTCCAGCGAGGAGAGCTCGGCCG AGAGCTCCGAGGAGGAGGATGCCCCGTCCTTCGCACCTTCTAGCTCCGCCGACGGCAACAACACGGACTCCGAGTTCGAGAAGGGCCTCAAGCACAAGGCTAAGAACCCGGAGCCCCAGAAGACGGCGACCCCCGTGAAGGACGAGTACGAGTTTGACGAGGACGACGAGCAGGACCGGGTCCCCCCCGTGGACGACAAGCACCTGCTGAAGAAGGAGTACCGCAAGGAGGCCAAGGCCGGCAGCCTTGTCTCCATCCCCAAGATGGAGGTGAGGACGCACAGCAAGGGTGGCGCCGTCGCGCCCAAGAAGGCTTCTCACCGCATCCTGTCGGACACATCGGACGAGGAGGACGTTGCCGTCACCGTGGGCGGCGGGGAGAAGCTGCGGCTCTCAGCTCATGCGGTCCTGCCCGGCAGCAAGGCGCGGGAGCCTTCCAGCTCcaaacagcagaaggaaaaaaataaagtgaaaaagaagcgaaagaaagaaataaaaggcaaagaagtGCGGTTTGGGAAGAGGAGCGACAAGTTCTGCTCGTCCGAGTCAGAGAGCGAGTCCTCGGAGAGTGGCGAGGAGGGCGGGGACTCGGCGGGGAGCCCCGGCTGCCTCAAGGAGTCCCCGCTGGTGCTGAAGGACCCCTCCCTGTTCAGCTCCCTGTCCGCCTCCTCCACCTCGTCCCACGGCAGCTCCGCCGCCCAGAAGCATAACCCCAGCCACACGGACCCCCATGCCAAGCACTGGCGGACGGACAATTGGAAAACCATCTCTTCTCCCGCCTGGTCCGAGGTCAGCTCCTTGTCAGACTCCACGAGGACGAGACTGAGCAGCGAGTCTGACTGCTCCTCCGAGGGCTCCAGCTTGGAGTCGCTGAAGCCGGCCCGGAAGCGGCAGGagcacaggaggaggggaggcctACAGGGCGCTCTGCCCGACAGGAAGAACTCCTTCCACCCCGGCGTGGACGGCGCTGTCCCCAAGCTGGACAAGGAAGGCAAAGTCGTCAAGAAACACaagacaaaacacaaacacagaaacaagGAGAAGGGGCTGGGCACAGCTGGCCAGGAGCTGAAGCTGAAGAGCCTCGCGTACGAGTACGAGGACCCCAAGGCAAGGCCGGACAGCGACGGGCCTGTGGAGGGCAGGCTGAAGGCGCCACGGCACGACCGCGACCACctcaagagagaggagaggctcGGCAAGGCGAAGGCGGAGGAGAAGGAGTGGCTCTTCAGAGACGAGGCGATGAAGGCCTCCAGGGAGGAGAAGTCCCTCAAGAGAGCCCGCGATGCGGGCAGGGACGCGGGCAGGGGCTGCCGGGAGGAGAAGGACCGCTCGGGCAGGGCTGAGAAGGAGAGGTTGCTGAAGGAGAAGTCTCCCAAGGAGGAGAGGCTGAGGCTCTGCAGGGAGGAGCGGAAGAAGAGGCCCAAGGACAGGCCCCCAAAGCCGGACAAGAGGAGTGACTTCAGAGAAGACAGAGCGTCGAAAGAGAAGCCTTtcagggaagacagagagagacccaAAAAAGAGAAGGTGTACAGGGAAGACCCTGCTGTGGAGGAGTATTGCAACAAAAGCCAGCTTCTGGAGAGTGAGGACACCAAGTTCAGCCTCTCCGATGACCAGCAGGATCGGTGGTTTTCCGACTTGTCCGATTCATCCTTCGACTTCAGAGGGGAGGACAGCTGGGACTCCCCGGTGACGGACTACAGGGACATGAAGGGCGAGTCTGTGGCCAGGCTGATCCTGGAGACGGTGCGGGAGGACGGCAAGGAGAAGAGGCGGGAGGGCCGGGCGCGGGACAAGCGGGGTGACAGGAAGAAGGATCGGGACCCCCTGGAGCGGGGATCCGAGCGGCGGCGGGAGCACCCCGAGAAGCAGAAGGGCGGGCCCGGCCACCTGGCGGAGAAGGACAGGAGGCGACGGGAGTCCGCGGAGGGCGCGCGGGAGCGGAAGGAGCCGTCTGAGGCCAGCAAGGAGCGCAAGGACTGCCGTGCCAAGCCGGAGGAGGAGCCCAAGGAGCACAGCGGCGAGGGCGACTTCGGGAAgagcctggagccctgggagaggcagcACCTGGCgcgggagaaggagaagaagtgCAAACTGGAGAAGCACAAGGAGAAGTGCAGCGACAAGGACAGGGGCGAGAAGCCCGCCCCGGAGAGGGGCCCGAGGGACAAGGAGTGCGAGAAGTGCTTCAGAGAGAAGAGGGATGCCAGGGAGAGGCACAAGGAGGCACAcggcagagacagggagaggaaggCGTCTCTGGACGCAGGGAAGGACCGGCGGGAGAAGGGCTTCCCCGGGGCTGCCGCGGAAGACTCGTGCGACAAGAAGGAGGACAAGAAGGGCAAGGAGAAGAGCTGGTACATCGCCGACATCTTCACGGATGAGAGCGAGGACGAGGACGGCCCCCCGGAGAGGGAGGCGGGGCTGCGGAAGCACGCGGAGAAGCCGAAGGACCGGGACGGCCGGGAGAGGCGGCGGGAGAGGGGGGCCGCGGAAGGCGTgaaggacaggaaggagaagggcCTGGAGAAGCACAGGGAGAAGAAGGAGCGGGAGCCGCCGGAGAAGCACAGGGACAggagggagcgtggccctgcGGACGCCGCGCAGGACAGGAGGGGCAGGCAGCGGCCTCCTGACAAGGCGGAGCGGCGGCCCCCCGCCGAGGACAAGGCCAAGAGCAGGCACCGAGAGAGGCCGGAGCGAGAGCAGGGCCGGGACAGGAGGCCGTCCAAGGGTGCCGACGCAGAGAAGAGCCTGCTGGAGCGGCTGGAGGAGGAGGCGCTGCAGGAGTTCCGGGAGGACTCCAACGACAAGGCCAGCGAGGTGTCTTCCGACAGCTTCACCGACCGTGGGCCGGACCCGGGGCTGGGCGCCCTCCTGGACGCGTCCTTCCCGGAGCCCCCGGAGGAGCGGGCCCGGGAGCGGGAGCGGCACAGGCACTCCTCGTCCTCCTCCAAGAAGAGCCACGAGCGAGAGCGGGCCCGGAGAGACAAGCCTGACCGGAAGGAGCGGGGCGACGGCGGCCAGTACGAGCGGGACTTCCTGGACTCCGACGCGTATGGCGCCTCCTACGGCTCGAAGGCCGACACGGAGGACGACGTGGATAAAGCTGTCGAGCTGCTCTCCGCcgaaaagaaggagaagaacgACTCCGAGAGAGACGCTGCCAAGAAGGTGGAGAAGGAGCTGCGGCCCTTCGGGGCGAGTGCCGCCAGCCTCCTGAAGGAGAAGCGGAGGCGGGAGAAGCACCGGGAGAGGTGGCGGGATGGGCTCCCCAGGCACCACCGGGAGGAGCCGAAGCCCGCCGCCCGGGACAGGGACCGGCCCCGGGACGAGGGCGCCAAACTCGGTGAGACCAAGCTGAAGGAGAAGTTCAAGGAGAACCCCGAGAGGGAGAAGGGCGACCCCGTGAGGACCAGCAACGGCGGCGACAGGCCCCCCGCCTCCAGGGACCCGGGCAGGAAGGATGCCAGGCCCCGGGAGAAGCTGCTGGGGGATGGCGACCTGATGATGACCAGCTTCGAGAGGATGCTGTCCCAGAAGGACCTGGAGGTGGAGGAGCGGCACAGGAGGCACAAGGAGCGGATGCGGCAGATGGAGAAGCTGCGGCACAGGCCCGCGGACCCCAAGCTCAAGGACAAGCTGCGGCCGGCTGAGGACGCGCGCAGGAAGGGTCTGGACGTCCCGCCCAAGAAGCCGCTGTGTCCGGACCCTGCCCTGAAGGACAGAAAGCTCAAGGAGCCGGCTCCTGCCGCGCCCGCCGCCGAGAACAAGCCGCACCCGGGCCCGGCCGTGGACCCCCGAGACTGGCTGGCGGGACCCCACATGAAGGAGGTCCTGCCCGCTTCTCCCCGGCCCGACCACAGCCGGCCCACCGGGGTCCCCACGCCCGCCTCGGTGGTGTCCTGCCCCAGCTACGAGGAGGCCATGCACACGCCCCGGACCCCGTCCTGCAGCGCCGACGACTACTCCGACCTCATGTTCGAGTGCGCGGACTCCCAGCCCGTCTCCAGCACGTCCGCCAGCGCCTGCTCGCCCTCCTTCTTTGACAGGTTCTCCATGGCTGCGAGCAGCGTGTCGGAAACCCCAGGCCAGACGCCCACGAGGCCGCTGTGCACAAGCCTCTACCGCTCAGTGTCCGTGGACATCAGGAGGGCCCCCGAGGAGGAATTCAGCGTCGGGGACAAGCTGTTCCGACAGCAGAGTGTCCCCGCCGCATCCAGCTACAACTCCCCGGGGCAGCACCTGGAAGACAAGGCCCCGGGCCCCCCAGGGCCCGCCGAGAAATTCAGCTGCCTGTCCCCTGGGTATTATTCCCCTGACTAcggcctcctctcccccaaagcAGATACCCTGCACTGTCCCCCTGCAGCTGTGGTCAACgtcaccccctccccagagggcGCCTTCTCTGGTTTACAAGCAAAGTCCCCCTCTTCGCGCAGGGATGAGCTTTTGGCCCCGTCCATGGAGGGGGCCCTCCCCCCGGACCTCAGCATTCCCCTGGACGCCACGGAGGACCAGCAGGCCACTGCGGCCATCATCCCCCCGGAGCCCAGCTTCTTGGAGCCCCTGGACGAGGGCCCCTTCAGCACGGTCATCACGGAGGAGCCAGTTGAGTGGGCACACCCTGCTGCCGCGGAGCAGGGCCTCACCTCTGGCCTCATCGGGAGCGCCCCCGACAACCCCGTCAGCTGGCCCGTGGGGTCAGACCTTCTGCTGAAGTCTCCACAGAGATTTCCTGAGTCCCCACCCTCGGAGCCCCCTTACCCAGTGTCCCCCGTCTCCTACCCACTGCCGGTCACTGAGCCAGGACTCGAAGTCAAAGACGACACGGGGGCGGCAGTCCCGGCCTCCATCTCTGCTTCGGAGGAGCCACCCCCTTTCGCCCCCACCTCCAGGTTGGAACCTTTCTTTAGTAACTGCAAGTCCCTTCCGGAAGCGTCCCCCGATGGTCCCCCCGAGTCCGCGTGTACGACCAGCGGGGCTCAGGTGGAGGTGCTGGGCCCCCTGGAGAGTAACTTCCTGGAGAGCGGTCACAGCCTCTCTGCCCTCGGCCAGGTGGAGCCGGCGCCCTGGCCTGGTGCCTTCCCTGCCTCCGAGGACGACCTCGACCTGGGGCCTTTCTCACTGCCAGAGCTTCCCCTCCAGACTAAGGATGTTTCTGATGTTGAAACAGAGCCTGTAGAAGAGAGTCCTCTTGTTCCTCCAGAAAACACCCCTGCAGGGGCACCCCCATGCCTCCCCGGCGGGGATGCTGCTGCGCCAGCCGCTGAGGAACAGCTCGTGCTGCCTCCTGACCCGGCAGCTGCCCATCTCCCCACAGAGCCCGAACCGGGGTCCCTGGAGGAGCCAAAGCCGGACGTCCTGCTGGAGGCTGCAGTGGAGGCAGGTGCATTGCAGGGGAGGGCCCCCGAGGACCCCGACCTGAGCTCAGAGCCCATGCCGGCCCCCTCGGAACCACGTCCACTGGGGAGCAGAGATGAGGCCGAGGGCCACGACCCCTTAGCCACCCCCCATGGCATGGCCGACGCCCCTGAGGATGGCTCTGCACAGACGCACGTGGCCGACGGGGCTGGCCCCCAGGACAGTGTGGGGCTTGAGAGGTCTCCGGGTAGCGTCCAGCCTGAAGCTGCAGAACCCGAACCTAAAGCCACAGCCGAAGCCCCAAAGGCACCCAGAGTGGAGGAGGTCCCTCAGCGCATGACCCGGACCCGGGCCCAGATGCTGGCCAGCCAGAGCAAGCAGAGCTCACCGCCCGCCGAGAAGGAGCCGGCACCTGCACCCAGGGCCAAGGGCCGCGCCTCCGAGGAGGACGACCCCCAGGCCCAGCACCCACGCAAACGCCGCTTCCAGCGCTCCAGCCAGCCGCTGACACAGCAGATGCACACATCCACGCGGCAGACGCGGGAGGTCATCCAGCAGACACTGGCCGCCATCGTGGATGCCATCAAGCTGGACGCCATCGAGCCGTACCACAGCGACAGGGCCAACCCGTACTTCGAGTACCTGCAGATCCGAAAGAAGATCGAGGAGAAGCGCAAGATTCTCTGCTACATCAGCCCGCAGGCGCCCCAGTGCTACGCCGAGTACGTCACCTACACCGGCTCCTACCTCCTGGATGGCAAGCCGCTCAGCAAGCTGCACATCCCTGTG